A DNA window from Ranitomeya imitator isolate aRanImi1 chromosome 2, aRanImi1.pri, whole genome shotgun sequence contains the following coding sequences:
- the ZWINT gene encoding ZW10 interactor isoform X3: MAEAAQRLLDSLGNSPCLDVHHKEEGDGEIPAKVLVDYSMERRRKQKMLCSQLQVLRFLLELLQEADTANWEEMSPELLNKEVEEVKKQWKSLRSEYQEKVNEVEELIPQLLEKIQLIQERKTQLEETMERYQAQARERQQHLQEDFQEQQVVVQKCQIQITQLKDEVQELEQSVGCWIRTVSRDAKLAGLLSMHGVSLLSVGENELLLDLHVINKPEIPPLRVSLHLSSEGDFQVEPEDSMLTLPPELRRGAISHIIAIILELQCWYQSHATLLKELKELQQRNKQHRLAIGPGYPVSGGVRLLSVKGAELCATADKMKPPVENPSLSDWLEYLHGYPDYSTQ; this comes from the exons ATGGCGGAGGCTGCGCAGCG GCTTTTGGATTCCCTCGGGAACAGTCCGTGCCTAGATGTACATCACAAAGAGGAAGGAGATGGAGAGATCCCAGCTAAAGTGCTGGTGGATTATTCCATG GAAAGACGCAGGAAGCAGAAGATGCTGTGCAGTCAGCTGCAAGTGCTGCGCTTCCTCCTAGAATTGCTCCAAGAAGCGGACACTGCCAACTGGGAGGAGATGAGCCCCGAGCTACTAA ATAAAGAGGTAGAAGAAGTTAAAAAGCAGTGGAAATCCCTCAGATCCGAATATCAGGAGAAAGTGAATGAAGTTGAAGAGCTTATCCCCCAGCTCTTGGAGAAGATTCAGCTCATACAGGAGAGGAAGACTCAGCTGGAGGAAACTATGGAAAGGTACCAGGCTCAG GCCAGGGAAAGGCAGCAGCATCTGCAGGAAGATTTCCAAGAGCAGCAGGTGGTGGTGCAGAAATGTCAGATTCAGATAACGCAGCTgaaggatgaggtgcaggagctggaGCAGTCAGTAGGTTGCTGGATCCGGACTGTGAGCAG GGACGCCAAACTTGCAGGTCTCCTGAGCATGCATGGAGTGTCATTGCTGTCTGTTGGGGAGAACGAGCTTCTTCTAGATTTACACGTCATTAATAAGCCTGAGATCCCACCACTGAGGGTCAGTCTGCACTTGTCATCAGAGGGAGACTTTCAGGTGGAG CCAGAAGACTCCATGCTCACGCTGCCTCCAGAGCTGCGCCGTGGGGCTATATCTCATATCATCGCCATTATCCTGGAGCTGCAGTGTTGGTACCAGAGCCACGCCACACTTCTCAAGGAGCTGAAAGAACTTCAACAGCG GAACAAGCAACACAGGCTGGCAATTGGTCCAGGATACCCAGTGAGCGGAGGCGTCCGGCTGCTGTCTGTGAAGGGAGCAGAACTGTGTGCCACTGCTGACAAAATGAAG CCTCCTGTTGAGAACCCATCACTCAGTGACTGGCTTGAATACCTACATGGCTATCCTGACTACAGCACCCAATGA
- the ZWINT gene encoding ZW10 interactor isoform X1, whose translation MAEAAQRLLDSLGNSPCLDVHHKEEGDGEIPAKVLVDYSMERRRKQKMLCSQLQVLRFLLELLQEADTANWEEMSPELLNKEVEEVKKQWKSLRSEYQEKVNEVEELIPQLLEKIQLIQERKTQLEETMERYQAQARERQQHLQEDFQEQQVVVQKCQIQITQLKDEVQELEQSVGCWIRTVSRDAKLAGLLSMHGVSLLSVGENELLLDLHVINKPEIPPLRVSLHLSSEGDFQVEPEDSMLTLPPELRRGAISHIIAIILELQCWYQSHATLLKELKELQQRFAIDWQPAERQLVFLNRNKQHRLAIGPGYPVSGGVRLLSVKGAELCATADKMKPPVENPSLSDWLEYLHGYPDYSTQ comes from the exons ATGGCGGAGGCTGCGCAGCG GCTTTTGGATTCCCTCGGGAACAGTCCGTGCCTAGATGTACATCACAAAGAGGAAGGAGATGGAGAGATCCCAGCTAAAGTGCTGGTGGATTATTCCATG GAAAGACGCAGGAAGCAGAAGATGCTGTGCAGTCAGCTGCAAGTGCTGCGCTTCCTCCTAGAATTGCTCCAAGAAGCGGACACTGCCAACTGGGAGGAGATGAGCCCCGAGCTACTAA ATAAAGAGGTAGAAGAAGTTAAAAAGCAGTGGAAATCCCTCAGATCCGAATATCAGGAGAAAGTGAATGAAGTTGAAGAGCTTATCCCCCAGCTCTTGGAGAAGATTCAGCTCATACAGGAGAGGAAGACTCAGCTGGAGGAAACTATGGAAAGGTACCAGGCTCAG GCCAGGGAAAGGCAGCAGCATCTGCAGGAAGATTTCCAAGAGCAGCAGGTGGTGGTGCAGAAATGTCAGATTCAGATAACGCAGCTgaaggatgaggtgcaggagctggaGCAGTCAGTAGGTTGCTGGATCCGGACTGTGAGCAG GGACGCCAAACTTGCAGGTCTCCTGAGCATGCATGGAGTGTCATTGCTGTCTGTTGGGGAGAACGAGCTTCTTCTAGATTTACACGTCATTAATAAGCCTGAGATCCCACCACTGAGGGTCAGTCTGCACTTGTCATCAGAGGGAGACTTTCAGGTGGAG CCAGAAGACTCCATGCTCACGCTGCCTCCAGAGCTGCGCCGTGGGGCTATATCTCATATCATCGCCATTATCCTGGAGCTGCAGTGTTGGTACCAGAGCCACGCCACACTTCTCAAGGAGCTGAAAGAACTTCAACAGCG GTTTGCCATTGATTGGCAACCTGCGGAGAGGCAACTTGTATTTTTGAACAGGAACAAGCAACACAGGCTGGCAATTGGTCCAGGATACCCAGTGAGCGGAGGCGTCCGGCTGCTGTCTGTGAAGGGAGCAGAACTGTGTGCCACTGCTGACAAAATGAAG CCTCCTGTTGAGAACCCATCACTCAGTGACTGGCTTGAATACCTACATGGCTATCCTGACTACAGCACCCAATGA
- the ZWINT gene encoding ZW10 interactor isoform X2 has translation MLLDSLGNSPCLDVHHKEEGDGEIPAKVLVDYSMERRRKQKMLCSQLQVLRFLLELLQEADTANWEEMSPELLNKEVEEVKKQWKSLRSEYQEKVNEVEELIPQLLEKIQLIQERKTQLEETMERYQAQARERQQHLQEDFQEQQVVVQKCQIQITQLKDEVQELEQSVGCWIRTVSRDAKLAGLLSMHGVSLLSVGENELLLDLHVINKPEIPPLRVSLHLSSEGDFQVEPEDSMLTLPPELRRGAISHIIAIILELQCWYQSHATLLKELKELQQRFAIDWQPAERQLVFLNRNKQHRLAIGPGYPVSGGVRLLSVKGAELCATADKMKPPVENPSLSDWLEYLHGYPDYSTQ, from the exons AT GCTTTTGGATTCCCTCGGGAACAGTCCGTGCCTAGATGTACATCACAAAGAGGAAGGAGATGGAGAGATCCCAGCTAAAGTGCTGGTGGATTATTCCATG GAAAGACGCAGGAAGCAGAAGATGCTGTGCAGTCAGCTGCAAGTGCTGCGCTTCCTCCTAGAATTGCTCCAAGAAGCGGACACTGCCAACTGGGAGGAGATGAGCCCCGAGCTACTAA ATAAAGAGGTAGAAGAAGTTAAAAAGCAGTGGAAATCCCTCAGATCCGAATATCAGGAGAAAGTGAATGAAGTTGAAGAGCTTATCCCCCAGCTCTTGGAGAAGATTCAGCTCATACAGGAGAGGAAGACTCAGCTGGAGGAAACTATGGAAAGGTACCAGGCTCAG GCCAGGGAAAGGCAGCAGCATCTGCAGGAAGATTTCCAAGAGCAGCAGGTGGTGGTGCAGAAATGTCAGATTCAGATAACGCAGCTgaaggatgaggtgcaggagctggaGCAGTCAGTAGGTTGCTGGATCCGGACTGTGAGCAG GGACGCCAAACTTGCAGGTCTCCTGAGCATGCATGGAGTGTCATTGCTGTCTGTTGGGGAGAACGAGCTTCTTCTAGATTTACACGTCATTAATAAGCCTGAGATCCCACCACTGAGGGTCAGTCTGCACTTGTCATCAGAGGGAGACTTTCAGGTGGAG CCAGAAGACTCCATGCTCACGCTGCCTCCAGAGCTGCGCCGTGGGGCTATATCTCATATCATCGCCATTATCCTGGAGCTGCAGTGTTGGTACCAGAGCCACGCCACACTTCTCAAGGAGCTGAAAGAACTTCAACAGCG GTTTGCCATTGATTGGCAACCTGCGGAGAGGCAACTTGTATTTTTGAACAGGAACAAGCAACACAGGCTGGCAATTGGTCCAGGATACCCAGTGAGCGGAGGCGTCCGGCTGCTGTCTGTGAAGGGAGCAGAACTGTGTGCCACTGCTGACAAAATGAAG CCTCCTGTTGAGAACCCATCACTCAGTGACTGGCTTGAATACCTACATGGCTATCCTGACTACAGCACCCAATGA